One Psychrobacillus glaciei genomic region harbors:
- the cyoE gene encoding heme o synthase has protein sequence MKKQSNLNLWALAVKTGIIKSNLIPMVAGLMLALYTYELSFGDNISNIVCAILGTAAVIAAAGSFNNLYDRDIDVVMQRTKNRPTVTGELSPKLVLVVGISLLIIGIALLALATPLASLLGFLGVFFYVVPYTMWTKRRTIWNTEVGSISGAMPPLIGWAAVAPDIWHPAAWALFVIVMIWQMPHFYAIAIRKKDDYAAANIPMLPVVKGERRTYIQTNIYLVLLILTSFLFLPLSLGLTFVSIILGAIWLWMSIMGYHKKEGKKWANRMFAYSLFHMMFIFGTVIIYASIGLILN, from the coding sequence ATGAAAAAGCAATCTAATTTGAATTTATGGGCATTGGCTGTAAAAACAGGGATTATTAAATCTAATTTAATTCCGATGGTAGCAGGTCTGATGCTCGCTTTATACACATATGAGTTAAGTTTCGGAGATAATATTTCGAATATCGTCTGTGCAATTTTAGGAACGGCAGCAGTAATTGCTGCAGCGGGCTCGTTTAATAATTTATACGATCGTGACATTGATGTGGTCATGCAACGTACGAAAAATCGTCCAACCGTAACAGGAGAATTATCTCCTAAACTCGTTTTAGTCGTCGGAATCTCGTTACTGATAATCGGAATTGCACTACTTGCTTTAGCGACACCACTAGCATCACTTTTAGGATTTCTCGGAGTATTTTTTTACGTTGTACCATATACAATGTGGACGAAGCGCCGTACTATTTGGAACACAGAAGTTGGCAGTATTTCAGGGGCAATGCCACCACTTATTGGGTGGGCAGCAGTAGCACCAGATATTTGGCATCCAGCAGCGTGGGCATTATTCGTAATCGTCATGATTTGGCAAATGCCGCACTTTTACGCAATTGCTATTCGGAAAAAGGATGATTATGCAGCAGCGAATATCCCAATGCTTCCTGTAGTAAAAGGTGAGCGTCGTACTTATATTCAAACTAATATTTACTTAGTACTATTAATCTTAACGAGCTTCTTATTTTTACCCCTTAGCTTAGGGCTCACATTTGTTTCGATTATTTTAGGAGCAATTTGGCTATGGATGAGTATCATGGGCTATCATAAGAAGGAAGGGAAGAAGTGGGCGAACCGTATGTTTGCATACTCTTTATTCCATATGATGTTTATTTTCGGCACGGTCATTATTTATGCATCTATAGGATTAATTTTAAATTAG
- a CDS encoding PucR family transcriptional regulator, which translates to MKKVEDLFFVEVFQEAKVLAGHAGLKRKVESIEISETPDVIHFLAENSLLITTGYAFKDNPAELSMLISQINARPCSGIAIKLKRFIDKIPQEVIDLADSLDFPIIQIPESLTLGTVAHQLLSFIWDSQTQELSYAIHVHKKFTNMMIKGYKLQAMIESLGTLLKSPVILINPMGEATSFSHHFQTEDMKIIAENVEVLIQSDMETYREKDFLSFPNPNSQRANISVKLFQVKTMHPYPYLLVIFNPEELPYPFSQLVIEQALTVISFTLLKNEAIRENSRLLENNFFTSLVDGNIPSKQEIIHRGKQYGLMDNLNYVCIVCKIDDDKQNTDIMSRLYDYLYKYLNNSFFKVNTNNIVFIKDAYFVILMQSSMNNDDSLKSSVKDRLMEFQHRVYSNLKISLSFGVGNLFNDVSYIPITFAEAVEAWKQGAELFQYKFINFFVPKQLIELMRLIPEESLQNFYENTLHSLCYPKNKDEEDLVNTLIVYLDNNCEIALTSRKLYVHRNTVKYRIAKCEDILGCSVHDSQSSLHIRLALLMRTIFIK; encoded by the coding sequence ATGAAGAAAGTAGAGGATTTATTTTTCGTAGAAGTTTTCCAGGAAGCCAAAGTTTTAGCTGGACATGCCGGGCTTAAAAGAAAAGTTGAATCAATAGAAATATCAGAAACACCAGATGTCATTCATTTTTTAGCAGAAAATTCTTTATTAATTACTACAGGGTATGCTTTCAAAGACAATCCTGCAGAACTAAGTATGCTCATTTCACAAATCAATGCTCGTCCTTGTTCAGGGATTGCTATTAAACTTAAAAGATTCATAGATAAAATCCCTCAGGAAGTTATCGATTTAGCAGATTCATTGGACTTCCCCATCATACAAATTCCAGAGTCTTTAACATTAGGTACAGTTGCCCATCAATTATTAAGTTTTATATGGGATAGCCAAACCCAGGAATTATCTTATGCGATTCATGTACATAAAAAATTTACTAATATGATGATAAAAGGTTATAAATTACAAGCTATGATTGAAAGTCTAGGAACTTTATTGAAAAGCCCGGTCATCTTGATAAATCCCATGGGCGAAGCTACCTCTTTTTCACATCATTTTCAGACAGAAGATATGAAAATAATAGCAGAAAATGTGGAGGTGCTTATTCAAAGTGATATGGAAACTTATCGTGAAAAAGACTTTCTATCATTCCCAAATCCAAATTCACAGCGCGCAAATATTTCTGTAAAACTGTTCCAGGTAAAAACAATGCATCCATATCCATACTTACTAGTGATTTTTAACCCTGAGGAGCTTCCATACCCCTTTTCACAATTAGTAATAGAACAAGCGTTAACAGTTATTTCATTCACATTGCTAAAGAACGAGGCCATTAGAGAAAACAGTCGTTTGTTAGAAAATAACTTTTTTACTTCCCTCGTAGATGGCAACATTCCCTCGAAGCAGGAAATCATTCATAGGGGAAAACAGTATGGTTTAATGGACAATCTCAACTATGTTTGCATTGTTTGTAAAATTGATGATGATAAGCAAAACACAGATATAATGAGTAGATTATACGACTACTTGTATAAGTACTTAAATAACTCCTTTTTTAAAGTTAATACGAACAACATCGTTTTTATTAAAGATGCTTATTTTGTTATATTAATGCAATCTTCCATGAATAATGATGATTCACTTAAAAGCTCAGTAAAAGATAGACTGATGGAATTTCAGCATAGGGTGTATTCCAATTTAAAGATTTCACTCTCTTTTGGTGTGGGCAACCTATTTAATGATGTTTCTTATATTCCAATCACATTTGCTGAAGCAGTGGAAGCTTGGAAACAAGGAGCAGAACTATTTCAATATAAATTTATAAACTTCTTCGTACCTAAGCAATTAATAGAACTGATGCGATTAATTCCAGAAGAAAGTTTGCAAAATTTTTATGAAAACACTTTGCACTCCCTCTGCTATCCGAAAAATAAAGATGAAGAAGATTTAGTAAATACTTTAATAGTCTATCTAGATAATAATTGCGAAATCGCACTTACCTCTAGGAAGTTGTATGTTCACCGAAACACCGTTAAATATCGAATTGCCAAATGTGAGGACATTCTAGGTTGTTCCGTCCACGATTCACAAAGTTCACTACATATACGCCTTGCTTTACTCATGCGTACAATATTCATAAAATAA
- a CDS encoding cation-translocating P-type ATPase: MLEYHQQSSREIMEMLDVTNQGLNNDDVQKRQEVYGLNKLVEGKRPSTFAVFFGQFKDLLVIILMIAAFISFLLGEVGSTIVIMIVVILNAILGTVQHVKAEQSLDNLKALTTPVAKVMRNNQIVEISSEDIVVGDLLLLVAGDYINADGRLLESHNLDINESSLTGESLAVSKSTDPIDEVHVTIGDKRNMVFTGSFVTNGRGTVVVTAIGMETEIGKIANLLDTAKQKKTPLQVSLDHFGENLALGITMICLAIFTIDLFRGRELVESFMFAVSLAVAAIPEALSSIVTIVLAFGTQKMAKENAIIRKLYAVESLGSVSVICSDKTGTLTENKMTVQQVYVDQKVIPYDLLNTEKSIEKNLILMALLCNDALERDQKEIGDPTEIALVKLGKQYELDELFVRSHNPRVAEIPFDSDRKLMSTVNHINEQNIMITKGALDVLLSKIVKIDTSKGIFPITEEHRKKIEEVNRSFSMNGLRVLAFAYKEFNGNQTIEVEDEKDLIFVGLIAMMDPPRKESKAAVESCIAAGIKPVMITGDHKITATAIAKQIGILDDPSEAIEGYEIEGLTDQQLQEKVQNISVFARVTPEHKIRIVKAWQDKGNVVAMTGDGVNDAPALKQADIGVAMGITGTEVAKDASSMILTDDNFSTIVKAISNGRSLYTNIKNAILFLLSGNAGAIFVVLYATVLGLPVPFAPVHLLFINLLTDSLPAIAIGLEPHNKKTMKDKPRNIHTPLLNKKFTTQVILEGLLIGISTIIAFRMGLATGDTLTASTMAFATLCLSRLIHGFNSRSKESIFKIGVFTNKYTWLAFLIGFVSLHAVLFIPSLTGVFEVATLSGVQLAYIYCLSFMPFLVNQWYKVLFVRSKK, from the coding sequence ATGCTAGAATATCATCAGCAATCATCACGTGAAATCATGGAAATGTTAGACGTAACAAACCAAGGACTAAATAATGATGACGTCCAAAAGAGACAAGAAGTATACGGTTTAAATAAATTGGTGGAAGGAAAAAGACCAAGTACATTTGCCGTTTTCTTTGGTCAGTTTAAAGATTTATTAGTCATTATTTTAATGATTGCTGCTTTCATTTCATTTCTATTAGGTGAAGTAGGAAGTACTATAGTGATTATGATTGTTGTTATTTTAAATGCAATCCTGGGCACTGTACAGCACGTAAAGGCAGAACAATCTTTGGATAATCTGAAAGCTTTGACCACTCCAGTTGCAAAAGTGATGCGAAATAACCAAATAGTTGAGATTTCTTCAGAAGATATAGTGGTTGGTGATCTTCTTCTTTTAGTGGCTGGGGATTATATTAATGCAGATGGACGATTATTAGAAAGCCATAATCTAGATATAAATGAAAGCTCTCTGACAGGCGAATCATTGGCTGTATCGAAAAGTACCGACCCAATTGATGAAGTCCATGTAACTATTGGGGATAAGAGAAATATGGTTTTCACCGGGAGCTTTGTAACCAATGGACGTGGAACTGTAGTTGTTACAGCTATTGGAATGGAAACAGAAATCGGAAAAATAGCAAATTTATTGGATACTGCAAAACAGAAGAAAACACCTTTACAAGTAAGTCTCGATCATTTTGGAGAAAACTTAGCCCTAGGGATTACAATGATTTGTTTAGCCATTTTTACTATTGATCTTTTTCGAGGACGGGAATTAGTAGAATCTTTTATGTTTGCTGTTTCGTTGGCAGTTGCAGCAATTCCAGAAGCATTAAGTTCAATTGTAACTATAGTACTTGCTTTTGGAACACAAAAAATGGCTAAGGAAAATGCCATTATACGAAAACTATATGCTGTCGAAAGTTTGGGTAGTGTATCCGTTATTTGTTCAGATAAAACGGGAACATTAACTGAAAATAAGATGACTGTTCAACAAGTATATGTCGATCAAAAAGTGATTCCTTATGATCTACTAAATACAGAAAAGTCTATTGAGAAGAATCTTATTTTAATGGCACTATTATGCAATGACGCCTTGGAAAGAGATCAGAAAGAAATTGGTGACCCAACTGAAATTGCACTTGTAAAATTAGGGAAGCAGTATGAGCTTGATGAATTATTCGTAAGAAGTCACAATCCTAGGGTGGCAGAAATCCCATTTGATTCAGACAGAAAGCTAATGAGCACCGTGAATCATATTAATGAGCAAAATATTATGATTACAAAAGGAGCATTAGATGTTCTTCTATCTAAAATTGTGAAAATCGACACTTCTAAAGGGATTTTTCCTATTACAGAAGAACATCGGAAAAAGATCGAAGAAGTGAATCGTTCCTTTTCTATGAATGGTTTAAGAGTACTAGCATTTGCCTATAAAGAATTCAATGGAAATCAAACAATCGAAGTAGAAGACGAGAAAGATTTAATCTTTGTCGGCTTAATAGCAATGATGGATCCTCCGAGAAAAGAGTCCAAAGCAGCGGTTGAAAGCTGTATCGCAGCTGGTATTAAACCAGTTATGATTACTGGTGACCATAAAATAACAGCGACAGCTATTGCCAAACAAATCGGGATATTAGATGATCCATCCGAAGCAATCGAGGGATATGAAATTGAAGGATTAACTGATCAACAACTACAAGAAAAGGTGCAAAATATCTCTGTCTTCGCCAGAGTAACACCAGAGCATAAAATTCGAATCGTTAAAGCTTGGCAGGATAAAGGAAATGTCGTTGCAATGACGGGGGATGGTGTGAATGATGCCCCTGCTCTAAAACAAGCAGACATCGGTGTAGCGATGGGGATTACCGGTACCGAAGTAGCGAAAGATGCATCCTCTATGATCTTAACGGATGATAATTTTTCAACGATTGTCAAAGCGATTTCGAATGGAAGAAGCCTCTATACGAATATTAAAAACGCCATTCTATTCTTATTATCAGGGAATGCAGGTGCTATTTTTGTTGTTTTATATGCAACTGTATTAGGTTTACCAGTTCCATTTGCACCAGTTCATTTATTATTTATTAACCTACTTACCGATAGTTTGCCGGCAATTGCAATAGGGTTAGAGCCGCATAATAAAAAAACAATGAAGGACAAGCCTAGAAATATTCACACTCCATTATTAAATAAAAAGTTTACTACACAAGTGATACTTGAAGGTTTATTGATTGGTATATCTACGATCATTGCATTTCGAATGGGGTTGGCAACCGGAGATACGTTAACAGCAAGCACAATGGCATTTGCAACATTATGTTTATCAAGATTAATACATGGCTTTAACTCTAGATCGAAAGAATCGATTTTCAAAATTGGTGTATTTACAAATAAATATACTTGGCTAGCATTTTTAATAGGTTTTGTAAGTTTACATGCTGTATTATTTATCCCTTCGCTTACGGGAGTATTTGAAGTTGCAACATTAAGTGGAGTACAATTAGCTTATATTTATTGCTTGTCCTTCATGCCTTTTTTAGTTAATCAGTGGTATAAAGTGTTGTTTGTAAGAAGTAAAAAATAG
- a CDS encoding NCS1 family transporter has product MTLNLDSQATKDIQLQDSMGLDESLNPKTGEKRTVGPIAYLFMWIGDGVNLGNMTLGASLVVAGIATLNIFQTFAAAIIAIGIISTVFALNDRLGYRSGIPYVVQLRMSFGVQGSVISSLLRGIPAIIWYGFQSWIGGTALNEIAKIVTGGKFDSVVICFIVLQLVQILLSLYGFHAIKWVEVVTSIVIMLALVYVFGVLLTSHSAVITDKWVHAKGTWGLPFFAFIMMFLGNYAAIFLSAGDYSRELKSGISDAKRGFLYFSPILIAYGLTLAIGAMLASATGISNPVKAFAIVVDNPYITFFVSAFIVMGAVAVNMVANIIPPTYVITLLTKLKYKAAVTITGLLALCSFPWLLVQDSSAKGLGMFILIYSAFLGPIVSILLIEYYILRKQKVNIADLYNNDGPFAGYNPCAMIAMIIGAAAAFTIVELAWIIGFIVAGIAYILLMKFAFKDSKFKKGTIFEGK; this is encoded by the coding sequence ATGACGTTAAATTTAGATAGTCAAGCTACAAAAGATATCCAGCTACAAGATTCTATGGGGCTGGATGAGTCACTAAATCCGAAAACTGGAGAGAAGAGGACGGTAGGTCCAATAGCTTATTTGTTTATGTGGATTGGAGACGGCGTTAATTTAGGAAATATGACGTTGGGAGCTAGTTTGGTTGTGGCGGGAATCGCTACACTAAACATTTTTCAAACATTCGCCGCAGCTATTATCGCAATTGGCATCATTTCAACTGTTTTTGCTTTAAATGACAGGCTCGGATACAGATCGGGAATACCATATGTGGTTCAGCTCAGAATGTCCTTTGGGGTGCAAGGATCTGTCATATCTTCACTATTGCGTGGTATACCTGCTATCATTTGGTACGGTTTTCAAAGTTGGATTGGAGGTACTGCTTTAAATGAGATAGCTAAGATTGTTACGGGTGGTAAGTTTGATAGTGTTGTCATTTGCTTTATAGTGCTTCAATTGGTACAAATTTTACTTTCATTGTATGGTTTCCATGCAATAAAATGGGTGGAAGTGGTTACATCAATTGTTATTATGTTAGCACTTGTCTATGTATTTGGTGTTCTGCTAACATCTCATAGCGCTGTGATTACAGATAAGTGGGTTCATGCAAAAGGTACATGGGGTTTGCCATTCTTTGCATTCATAATGATGTTTCTCGGGAATTATGCAGCTATCTTTTTAAGTGCAGGAGATTACTCAAGAGAACTAAAATCCGGTATCAGCGATGCTAAACGTGGATTTTTGTATTTTTCTCCTATTTTAATAGCGTATGGCCTTACACTTGCGATTGGTGCAATGCTTGCTTCCGCAACCGGTATATCTAATCCTGTGAAAGCATTCGCAATTGTGGTAGATAATCCCTATATTACATTTTTTGTATCTGCATTTATTGTTATGGGAGCAGTTGCAGTAAATATGGTTGCTAATATTATTCCACCGACCTATGTGATTACATTACTTACAAAACTGAAATATAAAGCTGCTGTAACTATAACTGGACTACTCGCTTTATGCTCTTTTCCTTGGTTACTTGTACAAGATTCGTCTGCAAAAGGTCTTGGTATGTTCATTCTTATCTATTCTGCATTTTTAGGCCCGATCGTTTCGATTCTACTAATAGAATATTATATATTGAGAAAACAAAAAGTAAATATTGCAGATTTGTACAATAATGACGGTCCATTTGCCGGGTATAATCCATGTGCAATGATCGCAATGATTATCGGTGCAGCTGCAGCCTTTACAATAGTAGAGCTGGCATGGATCATCGGCTTTATTGTTGCAGGTATTGCATATATTCTTCTGATGAAGTTTGCATTTAAAGATTCAAAATTCAAAAAGGGAACGATATTTGAGGGGAAATAA
- a CDS encoding pyridoxal-phosphate-dependent aminotransferase family protein, protein MFKELNPSLRTLMTPGPVEAEPRVLRAMTIPIIGQFDPEFLEIMDETMQLLRMTFQTKNHWAYPIDGTSRSGLEAVLNSIIEPNDKVLVPIFGRFGHLLAEIAYRVGADVATLECEWGSAFDQDMIIAEIKRVEPKVVALVHGETSTGIMQPLDKIGRFCRDNDILFVVDAVATLAGTDFKTDEWFVDAVITGTQKCLGVPTGMAPITYNERVEKIILERRKIEQGLDITSKNPRRIQSNYFDLSQIQAYWSPTRLNHHTEATSMLYALREGLRIIHEEGLQERFERHKFHEKALVAGLEAMGLTLFGDARYKMPVVTCVNIPEGVNGDAVRSTMAKEFGVEIASTFGSLAGKIWRIGSMGFSCRKENILKVLAALEASVYRHGGKINSGEALQAALDVYEGKVVSSIK, encoded by the coding sequence ATGTTCAAAGAGTTAAATCCTTCATTAAGGACTTTAATGACACCAGGACCTGTAGAGGCGGAACCACGTGTACTCCGGGCAATGACAATCCCAATAATAGGCCAATTTGATCCAGAATTTCTTGAGATTATGGATGAAACCATGCAACTGTTAAGAATGACATTTCAAACGAAAAACCATTGGGCTTATCCTATTGATGGTACCTCACGTTCTGGTCTTGAAGCTGTACTTAACTCCATAATTGAGCCTAATGATAAAGTTCTTGTCCCTATATTCGGTCGTTTCGGTCACTTGCTAGCAGAAATAGCTTACAGAGTAGGAGCTGATGTAGCTACGTTGGAATGCGAATGGGGTTCAGCTTTTGATCAGGATATGATTATTGCTGAGATAAAGCGAGTTGAACCAAAAGTGGTAGCTCTCGTACATGGTGAAACTTCAACAGGCATAATGCAACCGTTGGATAAAATCGGTAGGTTTTGCCGTGATAATGATATTTTATTTGTTGTTGATGCTGTTGCAACATTAGCTGGAACAGATTTTAAAACAGATGAATGGTTTGTTGACGCAGTTATCACTGGTACACAAAAGTGTTTAGGGGTTCCTACTGGTATGGCTCCGATTACTTATAATGAGCGAGTTGAAAAAATTATTCTGGAACGAAGAAAAATAGAGCAAGGACTAGATATTACATCAAAAAACCCTAGAAGAATTCAAAGTAATTATTTTGATTTAAGCCAAATTCAAGCATATTGGAGCCCAACACGTCTAAATCATCATACAGAAGCCACTTCAATGCTATATGCACTTAGGGAAGGCTTACGTATTATACATGAAGAAGGTTTGCAAGAGAGGTTCGAAAGACATAAATTTCATGAAAAGGCACTAGTTGCTGGCCTTGAAGCAATGGGTCTTACTTTATTTGGTGATGCTCGCTATAAAATGCCGGTTGTAACTTGTGTGAATATTCCTGAAGGAGTAAACGGCGATGCGGTTCGTTCAACGATGGCTAAAGAGTTTGGAGTGGAGATAGCAAGCACTTTTGGTTCGCTTGCAGGAAAGATTTGGCGTATTGGCTCAATGGGCTTCAGCTGTCGAAAAGAAAATATCTTAAAAGTTTTAGCAGCGTTAGAGGCTTCTGTTTATCGTCACGGTGGTAAAATAAATTCCGGCGAAGCTCTTCAAGCAGCACTAGATGTATATGAAGGAAAAGTAGTATCTAGCATAAAATAA
- the lpdA gene encoding dihydrolipoyl dehydrogenase, whose translation MKFVETLVIGAGPGGYVAAIRATQMGQNVTIVERNYLGGVCSNVGCIPSKVLISVGHRLEQVKHSDDLGVVAQEVKLDWTKVQEFKNGVVSKLVDGVEGLLKGNKVDIVNGEAYFIDANTVRVTEGDNVQTYTFKNAILATGSRPIEIPIFKFSERVINSTGALSLPEVPVKLVVIGGGYIGTELGSAYSNLGSQVTIIEGGKDILAGFEKQMTQVVKKNLKKKGVEVVVGASAKGVEENENGVVVTYEVGGEEKTVEANYVLVTVGRRPNTDEMGLEAVGIEFAERGLLKVDKQCRTSVQNIHAIGDIVYGPQLAHKASYEGKVAAEAIAGEKSIVDYLAIPAVCFTDPELATVGYNEEQAKAKGIEVKAAKFPFAANGRALALNAPEGFVKLVAHKEDGLLIGAQIVGAGASDMIAEMALAIEAGMNAEDIALTIHAHPTLGEITMEAAEVMIGKPIHVVKASKMLH comes from the coding sequence ATGAAGTTTGTTGAAACGCTTGTGATTGGTGCAGGACCAGGAGGATATGTGGCGGCTATTCGCGCTACTCAAATGGGGCAAAACGTAACGATTGTAGAGAGAAATTATTTAGGAGGAGTTTGCTCAAATGTCGGTTGTATCCCATCAAAAGTGTTGATTTCAGTAGGTCACCGTTTGGAGCAAGTAAAGCATTCAGATGATTTGGGTGTTGTTGCACAAGAAGTAAAACTTGATTGGACAAAAGTGCAAGAATTCAAAAACGGCGTAGTTTCTAAATTAGTAGACGGTGTTGAAGGTCTATTAAAAGGCAACAAAGTCGACATAGTGAACGGTGAAGCATACTTTATAGATGCAAACACAGTACGAGTAACCGAAGGAGATAACGTACAAACGTACACATTCAAAAATGCAATCCTTGCAACAGGTTCTCGTCCGATTGAAATTCCAATATTCAAATTCTCTGAACGCGTCATCAACTCAACTGGCGCACTTTCTTTACCAGAAGTACCAGTAAAATTAGTTGTTATCGGTGGTGGTTACATCGGTACTGAGCTAGGTTCTGCTTACTCTAACCTAGGTTCTCAAGTAACAATTATTGAAGGCGGAAAAGACATTTTAGCTGGTTTTGAAAAGCAAATGACACAAGTTGTGAAAAAAAACTTAAAGAAAAAAGGCGTAGAAGTTGTTGTTGGCGCATCAGCGAAAGGTGTAGAAGAAAATGAAAACGGCGTAGTTGTAACGTATGAAGTTGGTGGAGAAGAAAAAACAGTAGAAGCTAACTATGTATTAGTTACAGTCGGTCGTCGTCCAAATACCGATGAAATGGGTCTAGAAGCAGTAGGTATCGAGTTTGCAGAACGTGGGTTGCTAAAAGTAGACAAACAATGCCGTACTTCAGTACAAAACATTCATGCAATTGGTGATATCGTATATGGTCCACAACTTGCACATAAAGCATCTTACGAAGGTAAAGTAGCTGCAGAAGCAATCGCTGGAGAAAAATCAATCGTAGATTACTTAGCAATCCCAGCTGTATGCTTTACAGATCCAGAACTTGCAACTGTTGGTTACAATGAAGAGCAAGCAAAAGCAAAAGGTATCGAAGTGAAAGCAGCGAAATTCCCATTCGCAGCAAACGGTCGAGCATTGGCTTTAAACGCACCAGAAGGTTTTGTGAAACTTGTAGCACATAAAGAAGATGGCTTACTGATCGGTGCTCAAATCGTAGGTGCTGGTGCATCTGATATGATCGCTGAAATGGCTCTTGCGATCGAAGCGGGTATGAACGCAGAAGATATCGCATTAACAATCCATGCCCACCCAACTTTAGGTGAGATTACTATGGAAGCTGCTGAGGTAATGATCGGAAAACCAATTCATGTTGTGAAAGCGTCGAAAATGCTACATTGA
- the allB gene encoding allantoinase AllB, with product MKYDLIIRGGNVVFRDEIRSVDIGIKNGKITAIAEMIEDHALEVIDAKGQYVMPGMIDTHVHICEPGRTEWEGFVTGTKALAAGGTTSYVDMPLNALPATIDRESLHLKIEAAKGKNYVDYALYGGLVPGNQDKLEELSDEGVVAYKCFMATCGSDIPGDFSNVDDYTLYSGMKKLAELDHVLSIHAESAIITDRLAEEMVKKGKTTATDYVASRPVFTEVDAVKRALFLAKETGCKLHFVHISTAEAVEEITKAQNDGQDVTVESCPHYFTITTAQFEKIGPVAKCSPPLRNEEEQGKLWAKLIEGKIDMLTSDHSPCPPEMKHSDTNNIFEVWGGITGSQNNVDLMFDEAVLKRNVPITDFVRMIATNPAKRFNMPTKGEIAISKDADIILVNANQSYVVKKEDLYYRHKHSPYIGRTINCRVTKTIVRGNLVFDLEKGIVGEPVGELITYNKKAITLV from the coding sequence ATGAAGTACGATCTTATTATTAGAGGCGGTAATGTAGTATTTAGGGATGAAATTAGAAGTGTTGATATTGGAATTAAAAATGGGAAAATAACTGCTATCGCTGAGATGATTGAAGACCACGCATTAGAGGTTATCGATGCAAAAGGGCAATATGTAATGCCTGGTATGATTGATACTCATGTTCATATTTGTGAACCTGGCCGTACAGAGTGGGAAGGCTTTGTTACTGGAACAAAAGCATTGGCGGCCGGCGGTACAACTAGCTACGTTGATATGCCTTTGAATGCTTTGCCTGCAACTATTGACAGGGAATCATTACATTTAAAAATAGAAGCAGCAAAAGGTAAAAACTATGTTGATTATGCATTATATGGAGGTCTAGTTCCTGGTAATCAGGATAAATTAGAAGAGCTATCTGACGAAGGTGTAGTTGCTTATAAGTGTTTTATGGCAACATGTGGTTCAGATATTCCAGGTGATTTTTCAAATGTGGATGATTATACGCTTTATTCTGGCATGAAGAAGTTAGCTGAATTGGACCATGTCCTCTCGATTCATGCTGAAAGCGCTATCATTACAGATCGATTAGCTGAAGAAATGGTGAAGAAAGGTAAAACAACTGCTACGGACTATGTTGCATCTCGTCCTGTCTTTACAGAAGTTGATGCTGTGAAAAGAGCGCTATTTTTAGCGAAAGAAACAGGTTGTAAACTTCATTTCGTCCACATTAGTACAGCAGAGGCAGTAGAAGAGATTACAAAAGCCCAGAACGATGGCCAGGACGTTACAGTTGAATCTTGTCCTCATTATTTTACTATTACAACAGCTCAATTCGAAAAAATTGGTCCAGTTGCAAAATGCTCGCCACCGTTACGTAACGAGGAAGAACAAGGGAAATTATGGGCCAAATTAATTGAAGGAAAGATTGATATGTTAACTTCAGATCACTCGCCATGTCCACCTGAAATGAAACATAGTGATACAAATAATATATTTGAAGTATGGGGTGGAATCACAGGAAGTCAAAACAATGTTGACTTGATGTTCGATGAAGCAGTTTTAAAAAGAAATGTTCCTATAACTGATTTTGTTCGTATGATTGCAACAAATCCAGCTAAGCGCTTTAATATGCCTACTAAGGGTGAAATTGCTATCTCAAAGGACGCCGACATCATTCTTGTTAATGCGAACCAATCTTATGTAGTTAAAAAGGAAGATCTCTATTACCGCCACAAACATAGTCCATACATTGGTAGAACCATTAATTGCCGAGTTACGAAGACTATTGTTCGTGGGAATCTAGTATTCGATCTAGAAAAAGGTATTGTAGGAGAACCTGTTGGTGAATTAATAACATATAACAAAAAAGCAATTACATTGGTATGA
- a CDS encoding aspartyl-phosphate phosphatase Spo0E family protein, with product MKRLLDEKALLVRIGIKRKAMYKKAKNLGFTHPLVVSCSQELDLLLNKYFEKAS from the coding sequence ATGAAACGTTTATTGGACGAAAAAGCGTTACTGGTTCGGATTGGAATTAAGAGAAAAGCTATGTACAAAAAGGCGAAAAACTTAGGATTTACTCATCCACTTGTCGTCTCATGTAGTCAAGAGTTGGATTTATTACTCAATAAATATTTTGAAAAAGCGTCTTAA